In Lentibacillus amyloliquefaciens, one DNA window encodes the following:
- a CDS encoding CYTH domain-containing protein — protein sequence MSQEIEIEYKNLLIKDEFDRLLKGLPFPEKGQSQTNHYFETDDFSLKKQGCALRIREKNGTYTLTLKEPHSTGLLETHDTLTEQEARAWINENQPAENDTVKRIKEKGIAIKNLIYLGSLTTKRRELSFNHSLLVLDYSTYHGHDDYELEIEAPSEMEGKKTMQAILTDFDINKRKTPNKIQRFFDTIDRH from the coding sequence TTGTCGCAGGAAATAGAAATCGAATATAAAAATTTATTGATAAAAGATGAATTCGATCGTCTGCTTAAAGGACTGCCCTTCCCGGAGAAAGGTCAAAGCCAAACCAACCACTATTTTGAAACAGACGACTTCAGCTTGAAAAAGCAGGGCTGTGCTTTAAGAATCCGAGAAAAAAACGGTACCTATACATTAACACTGAAAGAACCGCATTCCACCGGCCTGCTCGAGACACACGATACATTAACCGAGCAAGAAGCCCGTGCCTGGATCAATGAAAATCAACCCGCTGAAAATGATACCGTAAAGCGAATCAAAGAAAAAGGTATTGCCATTAAAAATCTTATTTATTTAGGCAGTCTAACGACAAAACGCCGTGAATTGTCTTTTAATCACTCCCTCTTGGTACTCGATTACAGCACTTACCACGGTCATGATGATTACGAACTCGAAATAGAAGCACCTTCCGAAATGGAGGGAAAGAAAACGATGCAGGCGATTCTGACAGACTTTGACATCAACAAGCGCAAAACACCTAATAAAATTCAGCGTTTTTTTGATACAATCGACCGCCATTAG
- a CDS encoding globin yields the protein MIKHGTIYEAIGGFPTINKLVTHFYKRVGSHPKLIPIFPADLTETARKQRLFLTQFFGGPRWYTEDRGHPMMRRRHMPFEITPERRDAWLECMDAALTEAQIEEPYRTAIFEKLTMTAHHMMNTPDK from the coding sequence ATGATTAAACATGGCACAATTTATGAAGCTATTGGCGGCTTTCCAACGATAAATAAGCTAGTAACTCACTTTTATAAACGTGTAGGCAGCCATCCAAAATTAATACCTATTTTTCCGGCTGATCTGACGGAAACAGCCAGAAAACAGCGCCTGTTTTTAACCCAGTTTTTCGGCGGACCAAGATGGTATACCGAAGACCGCGGACATCCGATGATGCGCCGGCGGCATATGCCGTTTGAGATCACACCTGAACGCCGTGATGCCTGGCTTGAGTGTATGGATGCAGCTCTTACCGAAGCGCAAATTGAAGAACCCTACCGTACAGCTATATTTGAAAAATTGACCATGACAGCCCACCATATGATGAATACACCTGACAAATAA
- a CDS encoding ClpXP adapter SpxH family protein — MNWKQPELSNSNSTNTSAKYSYIDFVQKPVEIYVFIDPLCPECWSLEPYLKKLSVEYGRFFTLRPIVSGQLNSLNKDIFDKPKQLKRIWEKTASRTGMSCDGDLWIENEISSPWFASLAIKAAELQGKRAGKSFLRKVQENAFLGKQNISSMSVLMKCAREARLDVEEFEDDLFSSTAKKAFQSDLKLTREMEVDCIPSIVFFNQHTDGQGIKISGLYPYDIYVQILQQILQKDPVPSSKPPLEHFMKYYQVVGTKEVAVVYDWSTAGAEKEMKKMQLRQIVKKIPAKHGTFWEYNNE, encoded by the coding sequence GTGAATTGGAAACAACCAGAACTATCAAATTCCAATAGTACAAACACATCGGCAAAATATAGCTATATCGATTTTGTTCAGAAACCGGTAGAAATATACGTGTTTATCGACCCGCTATGCCCGGAATGCTGGTCGTTGGAACCATATTTAAAAAAGCTGTCCGTTGAATATGGTCGTTTTTTCACATTACGGCCGATTGTAAGCGGGCAATTGAATTCATTGAATAAAGATATTTTCGATAAACCGAAACAGCTCAAGCGAATATGGGAAAAAACCGCGTCACGTACAGGCATGTCCTGTGACGGTGACTTATGGATTGAAAATGAAATCTCATCGCCCTGGTTTGCCTCACTTGCCATAAAAGCTGCTGAACTGCAAGGGAAAAGAGCCGGCAAATCATTCTTGCGGAAGGTACAAGAAAATGCATTCCTCGGGAAACAGAACATATCCAGCATGTCCGTCCTGATGAAATGTGCAAGGGAAGCCAGACTGGATGTAGAGGAATTTGAAGACGATTTATTTTCATCAACAGCTAAAAAGGCCTTCCAATCTGATTTAAAGCTGACGCGTGAAATGGAAGTGGACTGTATCCCATCAATTGTCTTTTTCAATCAGCACACAGATGGTCAGGGGATTAAAATCTCCGGTCTATACCCATACGATATTTATGTTCAGATATTACAGCAAATTTTGCAGAAGGATCCTGTCCCATCAAGCAAACCGCCGCTTGAACATTTCATGAAATACTATCAGGTTGTCGGCACTAAGGAAGTAGCGGTTGTTTATGACTGGTCCACCGCTGGAGCAGAAAAAGAAATGAAAAAAATGCAATTGCGACAAATCGTTAAAAAAATCCCGGCAAAACACGGTACATTCTGGGAATATAATAATGAGTGA
- a CDS encoding MFS transporter: MFLVMAGFGIIIPVLPFYAEELGASPAELGLLMAVYSMMQFIFAPMWGRISDKIGRKPVIMVGIFGLSLSFFMLALSTTLWMLFIARIIGGFLSAANMPTVMAYVADITTEEDRGKGMGIVGAATGLGFIFGPAIGGVFTNINLEAPFYIAGILSLMTLLLVFGILKESIHLSENKTSAKKASTWGAVLRDPLAILYFLQFFISLSLSGLEATFAYFAADKAGLDAVTLGYIFMIMGLASAAVQGSMGKLTKKFGEAAIIQGGIVVSAIGFGLILFTQNFTTAAIFLAVFGVGNGVIRPSVSSLLTKISKMGYGAATGYLSSFDSLGRIIGPVLGGALYSIAIGLPYISGIFLSILAFVLFRIYSSKANLTDPRRTTVN; encoded by the coding sequence ATGTTTCTGGTAATGGCCGGATTTGGGATCATTATTCCGGTACTGCCATTTTATGCCGAAGAACTGGGAGCGTCACCGGCTGAACTGGGTCTATTAATGGCAGTTTATTCAATGATGCAGTTCATATTTGCGCCAATGTGGGGACGGATTTCTGACAAAATAGGACGCAAGCCGGTTATCATGGTCGGGATTTTCGGACTTTCTTTGTCATTTTTCATGCTGGCACTGTCCACAACTTTATGGATGTTATTTATTGCCCGAATCATCGGCGGTTTTTTATCAGCTGCCAATATGCCAACTGTCATGGCTTACGTTGCAGATATTACCACAGAGGAAGACCGTGGCAAGGGAATGGGAATTGTAGGTGCCGCAACCGGTCTTGGCTTTATATTTGGGCCGGCTATCGGTGGTGTCTTTACAAATATTAATTTGGAGGCGCCCTTTTATATAGCAGGCATTTTATCACTTATGACGCTGCTTCTGGTTTTTGGCATCCTGAAAGAATCGATTCATCTTTCTGAGAATAAAACCAGTGCAAAAAAGGCATCGACATGGGGCGCTGTTTTGCGCGATCCGCTGGCCATACTGTATTTTCTCCAATTTTTTATTTCATTATCGTTATCGGGCCTGGAAGCGACTTTTGCCTATTTTGCGGCGGATAAAGCCGGCTTGGATGCTGTTACACTAGGGTATATTTTTATGATTATGGGACTGGCAAGTGCAGCGGTTCAAGGGTCGATGGGGAAATTGACAAAAAAATTCGGGGAAGCAGCGATCATTCAGGGAGGCATTGTTGTTTCAGCGATCGGATTCGGTCTTATTCTTTTTACGCAAAACTTTACCACTGCTGCCATTTTTCTGGCTGTTTTTGGTGTTGGGAATGGTGTCATCCGGCCAAGTGTCTCCTCGTTATTGACCAAAATATCCAAAATGGGCTACGGAGCGGCAACAGGTTATTTATCGTCTTTTGATTCGCTCGGACGAATAATCGGGCCGGTGCTAGGCGGAGCTCTTTATTCAATAGCGATTGGACTGCCTTATATTTCAGGAATTTTCTTATCGATATTGGCTTTCGTTCTTTTCAGAATCTATTCGTCAAAAGCCAACTTGACAGATCCAAGGCGGACGACAGTGAACTAA
- the pepF gene encoding oligoendopeptidase F: MANAAKELPKREEIPEERKWKLEDIFATDEEWEKELESLKKEFPSVEKFQGKIGDSAQNLYDVLKLQDELSERLGKMFTYAHMRNDQDTTNSKYQAMESKAENVLTIAASSMSYIVPEILGIEENKLREFMEENEDLKFYEHVLDEINRQRPHVLNEREEALLAEASEPMSSASNTFSMLNNADLSFPTIKNEDGEDVDLTHGRYIGFMESGDREVRKSAFKAMYNTYDKFINTFASTLTGTVKTDNFNAKIRNYDSARQAALDSNNIPETVYDNLVEAVNERLPLLHRYMRLRKEVLDLDELHMYDIYTPLVKDADMNISYEQAQQYVLNGLKPLGDDYVSVLKKGFESRWIDVDENKGKRSGAYSSGAYGTHPYILLNWQDKLNDLFTLSHELGHSLHSYYTHKTQPFRYGNYSIFVAEVASTTNEALLNDYLLKNVDDEKQKLYLLNHYLEGFRGTVFRQTMFAEFEHEIHKRMQNGEAMTAESLTAIYHDLNKKYYGEDVVSDEEIGKEWARIPHFYMNYYVYQYATGYSAATTLANNILNGEEGAVDRYLDFLKAGSSDYPIEVLKKAGVDMTAKAPILSALDVFEEKLNEMEELLLK, translated from the coding sequence ATGGCAAACGCAGCAAAAGAACTTCCAAAAAGAGAGGAAATACCTGAAGAACGGAAATGGAAACTGGAAGATATATTTGCAACAGATGAAGAATGGGAGAAAGAACTTGAATCCTTGAAAAAAGAATTCCCGTCTGTTGAGAAATTCCAGGGAAAAATTGGTGACTCGGCACAAAATCTGTACGATGTCCTGAAGCTGCAGGACGAACTGTCGGAGCGGTTGGGTAAAATGTTTACATATGCCCACATGCGCAATGATCAGGATACGACCAATTCGAAATATCAGGCTATGGAATCCAAAGCTGAAAATGTTTTAACGATTGCTGCAAGTTCTATGAGCTATATCGTGCCTGAGATTCTGGGAATTGAAGAAAATAAACTGCGTGAATTTATGGAGGAAAATGAAGATCTGAAATTCTATGAACACGTTTTGGATGAGATTAACCGCCAACGTCCTCACGTGTTAAACGAGCGGGAAGAAGCACTGCTTGCAGAAGCTTCTGAACCAATGTCAAGTGCGTCAAATACATTCAGCATGCTGAATAATGCCGATTTATCGTTTCCAACGATTAAAAATGAAGATGGGGAAGACGTCGACCTGACACATGGACGCTACATCGGGTTTATGGAATCGGGTGACCGTGAAGTCCGCAAATCAGCTTTTAAAGCGATGTATAATACGTATGATAAGTTTATTAACACGTTTGCATCGACACTCACAGGGACAGTGAAAACGGATAATTTCAATGCTAAAATCAGAAATTATGATTCTGCCCGTCAGGCTGCTTTGGACAGCAATAATATTCCGGAGACTGTCTATGACAACCTTGTTGAAGCCGTTAATGAAAGACTGCCGCTTCTGCACCGCTATATGCGCTTGCGCAAAGAAGTGCTCGATCTGGATGAACTGCATATGTATGATATTTACACACCGCTTGTCAAAGATGCTGACATGAATATTTCATATGAACAGGCACAGCAATATGTGCTTAATGGCCTGAAACCGCTCGGAGATGATTATGTCAGTGTGCTGAAGAAAGGGTTTGAGAGCCGCTGGATTGATGTTGACGAGAATAAAGGAAAGCGCAGCGGGGCATATTCGTCCGGTGCATATGGTACGCATCCGTATATTTTGCTGAATTGGCAGGATAAATTGAACGATCTGTTCACGCTGTCGCATGAGCTTGGCCACTCACTGCACAGCTACTACACACATAAGACACAGCCATTTCGCTACGGCAATTATTCCATTTTTGTAGCCGAGGTGGCATCAACAACAAATGAAGCATTGTTAAATGACTATCTGCTTAAAAATGTTGATGATGAGAAGCAAAAATTATATTTGCTGAACCATTACCTTGAAGGTTTCCGTGGCACTGTTTTCCGTCAGACGATGTTTGCTGAATTTGAGCATGAAATCCATAAGCGTATGCAGAATGGCGAGGCGATGACGGCGGAATCATTGACGGCGATTTACCATGACCTCAACAAGAAATACTATGGTGAAGATGTTGTTTCAGATGAAGAGATCGGAAAAGAGTGGGCACGGATCCCACATTTCTATATGAATTATTATGTGTACCAGTACGCAACAGGCTATTCAGCTGCGACAACACTTGCCAATAATATTCTGAACGGTGAAGAAGGGGCAGTTGACCGTTATCTGGACTTTCTTAAAGCCGGCAGCAGTGATTACCCGATTGAAGTGCTGAAAAAAGCTGGCGTTGACATGACAGCAAAAGCACCGATTCTCTCAGCCCTAGATGTGTTTGAGGAAAAACTGAACGAAATGGAAGAATTGCTGTTGAAATAA
- a CDS encoding competence protein CoiA, whose amino-acid sequence MLQAKTEYGKLVTPALFTKQEIRTLKQHNKFFCPACQSPVIVKAGSKITPHFAHSARGNCPAQEGGEGAYHEKGKLLLYQWLKHQRLNVRLEEYLPEISQRPDILIRLKAKTIAIEYQCAKIPPAEIVDRTRGYEKAGITPIWIIGVNQFNRRKRNEIKIDAFHLHLIHQFSADFPLTLYFFCPDTLRFITFQDLYLSSNRQAIGNMTIQKLNAMDFTDLFHKTFLPRQKLFQNWLTAKRSLRMRPSKRAFGRELAWQQWLYVNSLHRDSLPSPVYLPVTGQFRMKTQPWDWQSRLCVEVIGHMSPNETFSVKRCQHLFRRHIRPTHAFPLIKSSVNPIYEYLQLLEELQVIRETSPNHFTKENPLKFYKHIEAALEGDKLLMIELMKQNTGMFPK is encoded by the coding sequence ATGCTCCAAGCTAAAACTGAATATGGCAAACTGGTTACACCCGCGCTTTTTACCAAGCAAGAGATCCGGACATTGAAGCAGCATAACAAGTTTTTCTGTCCGGCATGTCAGAGTCCGGTGATCGTGAAAGCCGGCTCAAAAATAACGCCGCACTTTGCGCATAGTGCGAGAGGCAATTGTCCCGCACAGGAAGGCGGGGAGGGGGCGTATCACGAAAAAGGGAAGCTGTTACTTTATCAATGGCTTAAGCATCAGCGCTTAAACGTCCGGCTGGAAGAATATTTGCCCGAGATTTCTCAGCGCCCCGATATACTGATAAGGCTGAAGGCTAAAACAATTGCGATAGAGTACCAATGCGCCAAAATTCCGCCGGCTGAAATTGTTGATCGGACGCGTGGCTATGAAAAGGCAGGCATCACACCGATTTGGATTATCGGTGTCAATCAATTTAATCGCCGTAAAAGAAACGAAATTAAAATCGATGCGTTTCACCTTCATCTTATTCATCAGTTTTCTGCAGATTTTCCACTTACTTTATATTTCTTCTGTCCCGATACACTTCGATTCATTACATTTCAGGATTTATACTTGTCATCAAATCGCCAGGCAATCGGCAACATGACCATTCAGAAGTTAAATGCCATGGATTTTACAGATTTGTTTCATAAAACGTTTTTACCGCGTCAAAAGCTGTTTCAAAACTGGCTGACGGCCAAGCGATCCCTGCGTATGCGTCCATCAAAACGCGCATTTGGACGGGAATTGGCCTGGCAGCAATGGCTGTATGTCAATTCGTTGCATCGTGACTCGCTTCCATCTCCCGTTTACCTACCTGTAACTGGCCAATTTCGGATGAAAACGCAGCCGTGGGACTGGCAGAGCCGGTTGTGTGTTGAAGTGATTGGTCACATGAGCCCAAATGAAACATTCAGTGTTAAACGATGCCAACATCTCTTCCGCCGGCATATTCGTCCTACACATGCATTTCCTCTGATCAAATCATCTGTAAATCCTATCTATGAATATCTTCAGCTCCTGGAAGAACTTCAGGTTATCAGAGAAACATCACCAAACCACTTCACGAAAGAAAATCCGCTTAAGTTTTATAAACACATCGAAGCAGCCCTGGAAGGTGATAAGCTGTTGATGATTGAATTGATGAAGCAAAACACGGGCATGTTTCCCAAGTAA
- a CDS encoding mechanosensitive ion channel, translated as MLAFIPNLIAGALIFAVGWLVAKIIKSIVSNLLYAAGSEGLIRKLKLENLFEGTSFAQFIGNIIFVVIMIPITVAALEKLELAGITDPAISMLNQIMIMLPNILIAIGLILLSIWVGKFIGNFVQRFLENVGFDRLTSNMQLGHMDASSSKTAPSVAAGYIVRVLIIFFLTVQALYLINLDFLVEIASGITAYLPNVLAAVLILGIALILANIVEKVLVNLLSGPAIKILAGFAKYAILALAAFMALTQLGIAVSIVTSAFTLILGGLALAFGLAFGLGGKDFAAKYLRKFDETIEETKVNDKD; from the coding sequence GTGCTGGCCTTTATTCCAAATCTTATCGCCGGAGCTCTGATTTTTGCAGTCGGCTGGTTGGTTGCAAAGATTATCAAAAGCATCGTTTCAAATCTGTTATATGCAGCTGGATCTGAAGGGTTAATCAGAAAACTGAAACTCGAGAACTTGTTTGAAGGTACAAGCTTTGCACAATTTATCGGCAACATCATCTTTGTTGTGATTATGATTCCAATCACAGTTGCTGCGCTGGAGAAACTTGAACTGGCGGGCATTACTGATCCGGCCATTTCAATGCTTAACCAGATTATGATTATGCTGCCGAATATTCTGATAGCAATCGGGCTTATCCTGCTCAGTATCTGGGTCGGTAAATTCATTGGTAACTTTGTGCAGCGTTTCCTTGAAAATGTCGGATTTGATCGATTGACATCGAACATGCAGCTCGGCCATATGGACGCATCGTCATCCAAAACGGCACCATCTGTTGCAGCCGGCTATATTGTCCGTGTTTTGATTATATTCTTCCTGACTGTACAGGCATTGTATCTGATCAATCTGGACTTTCTTGTCGAGATAGCTTCCGGCATAACAGCTTACTTGCCAAATGTGCTGGCAGCCGTACTGATACTTGGCATTGCATTGATACTGGCAAACATTGTCGAAAAAGTGCTTGTCAACTTATTATCCGGTCCGGCTATTAAAATTCTGGCAGGTTTTGCAAAATATGCGATTTTAGCACTTGCCGCATTTATGGCATTGACACAACTGGGCATTGCCGTATCAATTGTAACGTCTGCTTTTACGCTTATTTTAGGCGGACTGGCCTTGGCGTTCGGCCTTGCATTTGGACTTGGCGGAAAAGACTTCGCCGCTAAATACTTGCGTAAGTTCGACGAAACAATTGAAGAAACAAAAGTAAATGACAAAGATTGA
- a CDS encoding mechanosensitive ion channel family protein: MNVVDQYLPSGFMQGLQNFVVALIVLLIGWLVAKMISNAIQKALKKTQVDDKLINKFRSDDDKPLNSEKVIGKTVYYILMVIVFILFFNILNLNMIAAPLSDLISSIFGFIPAVLKAALILVFAWILATIVKWLIAQGSSKLNIQQLFSKLKITDDEETARGYMNKAGEVAFYLVLLLFIPGVLNALNTNRSVIY, encoded by the coding sequence ATGAATGTTGTAGATCAATATTTGCCGTCAGGTTTTATGCAAGGGTTGCAAAATTTTGTCGTTGCCCTCATTGTTTTACTGATCGGCTGGCTGGTTGCAAAAATGATCAGCAATGCTATTCAAAAAGCTTTAAAGAAAACGCAAGTGGATGACAAACTCATCAACAAATTTCGCAGTGATGATGATAAACCTCTGAATTCCGAGAAAGTCATCGGTAAGACGGTTTATTACATACTGATGGTCATTGTGTTTATTCTATTCTTTAACATCTTAAATCTGAACATGATTGCCGCACCATTATCAGATTTAATTTCGAGCATATTTGGCTTTATACCGGCAGTGTTGAAAGCAGCCTTAATATTAGTATTTGCCTGGATTCTGGCCACTATTGTGAAATGGCTGATTGCACAGGGCAGTTCTAAATTGAATATTCAGCAGCTGTTTTCCAAGCTGAAAATTACTGATGATGAAGAAACAGCAAGAGGCTATATGAATAAAGCCGGCGAAGTAGCATTCTATCTGGTGCTCCTTCTGTTCATTCCAGGGGTACTGAACGCACTGAATACGAACCGTTCAGTGATTTATTAA
- the mecA gene encoding adaptor protein MecA, whose amino-acid sequence MEIERINENTVKFYITYVDIEDRGFQREEIWYNRERGEQLFWQMMEELNYKEDFNVDGPLWIQVQAMDKGLEIVVTKAQISKDGENLELPDENGKTVDVSVDDKIEDVLDDKFGKEKAEGQEDEDGNLTLIVRFDDFEDVIQLSHYFQGHEGEIDNTLYHYNDGYYLYTVFPEEDDDDRQEDLLSQIFEFAYDTDVTIHFLEEYGKQIFENDTFKQIRSHFPATIRHSE is encoded by the coding sequence ATGGAAATAGAGCGCATAAATGAAAATACCGTAAAGTTCTATATAACGTATGTAGATATTGAAGATCGCGGTTTCCAACGTGAAGAAATCTGGTATAACCGTGAACGGGGAGAACAATTATTCTGGCAAATGATGGAAGAACTTAACTATAAAGAAGACTTTAATGTCGATGGTCCGCTTTGGATTCAAGTCCAGGCAATGGACAAAGGATTGGAAATTGTCGTGACAAAAGCACAAATTTCCAAAGATGGCGAGAATCTTGAATTGCCGGATGAAAATGGGAAAACAGTTGATGTATCAGTTGATGACAAAATAGAAGACGTACTGGACGATAAATTTGGAAAAGAAAAAGCAGAGGGTCAAGAAGATGAAGATGGCAATCTCACATTGATTGTGCGTTTTGATGATTTTGAAGATGTCATCCAGCTTAGTCATTATTTCCAGGGTCACGAAGGAGAAATCGACAACACGCTTTATCATTACAATGACGGCTATTACTTGTATACTGTATTTCCGGAAGAAGATGATGACGACAGACAGGAAGATTTGCTCAGCCAAATTTTCGAATTTGCATATGATACGGATGTAACCATTCATTTTCTTGAGGAGTATGGGAAACAGATTTTTGAAAATGACACATTTAAACAAATACGTTCCCACTTCCCTGCAACCATTCGACACTCTGAATAA
- the spxA gene encoding transcriptional regulator SpxA, translating into MVTLYTSPSCTSCRKAKAWLEEQDIPFKERNIFSEPLTLDEIKEILRMTEDGTDEIISTRSKVFQKLDVDIDQLPMKDLFSLIQQNPGLLRRPIILDEKRLQVGYNEDEIRRFLPRTVRTFQLREAQRMVN; encoded by the coding sequence GTGGTAACACTTTATACCTCACCAAGTTGTACTTCTTGCAGAAAAGCAAAGGCATGGCTGGAGGAGCAAGATATTCCGTTTAAAGAACGCAACATATTTTCTGAACCGCTGACACTTGATGAGATCAAGGAAATATTGCGTATGACGGAAGATGGTACTGATGAAATTATATCAACCCGATCGAAAGTATTTCAAAAATTGGATGTTGATATCGATCAATTGCCGATGAAAGACTTATTCAGCCTGATTCAACAGAACCCGGGCTTATTGCGCAGACCGATTATTCTTGATGAAAAACGGCTGCAAGTAGGGTATAACGAAGATGAAATTCGCCGGTTCCTGCCAAGGACAGTGCGGACTTTCCAATTACGTGAAGCACAACGAATGGTTAACTAG
- a CDS encoding GNAT family N-acetyltransferase, which produces MNWYEKLNKYFPVEEMKSKKHMEMLLDEKGDVYHKDEGPYHVLMYAEFDSFIFIDYVWVSSQARGQGIGHKLIKKMKEHNKPILLEVEPVDYDDSDSAKRLHFYKREGFSHAQYIDYNRRSLATEEETPMEILYWSPNDDPEEKIYEKMKKMYEAIHTYKDEEIYGKAYQPVDEVLTYDEERDSNDIFETLTEKV; this is translated from the coding sequence ATGAACTGGTATGAGAAATTAAATAAGTACTTCCCTGTTGAGGAAATGAAGTCCAAAAAGCACATGGAAATGCTTTTGGATGAAAAAGGGGATGTTTACCATAAAGATGAAGGACCATACCATGTATTAATGTATGCTGAATTTGATTCATTTATCTTTATTGATTATGTTTGGGTGTCTTCACAGGCAAGAGGACAGGGAATTGGCCATAAATTGATTAAAAAAATGAAAGAACATAATAAGCCAATTCTGCTGGAAGTGGAGCCCGTTGATTATGATGACAGTGATTCGGCAAAACGGTTGCACTTCTATAAGCGTGAGGGTTTCAGCCACGCGCAGTATATTGATTATAACCGGCGTTCACTCGCTACTGAGGAAGAAACACCGATGGAAATATTATACTGGTCACCAAATGATGATCCTGAAGAAAAAATTTACGAAAAAATGAAGAAAATGTATGAAGCCATTCACACGTATAAAGACGAAGAAATTTATGGAAAAGCTTATCAGCCGGTAGATGAAGTGCTGACTTACGATGAAGAACGCGATTCAAATGATATATTTGAAACCTTGACTGAAAAAGTATAG
- a CDS encoding putative glycoside hydrolase, with protein sequence MKRKHLMMTAAAIILLLIAVILPFTPQETSGEEPLKASSHQESKTNVATIDSEQKMQRFTYDSGLNFKYPDAVRGLYVTGPSAGGERFNELVSLIDSSDLNTMVIDIKEDHGNLTVSVPEDSPYSDASVNYIDEPRKMLEYLEEKGIYPIARVVVFKDSVLAEQRPELSFRKNGEVWTNNKGEAFVNPFQKEVWEYNLDIAKKAAELGFQEIQFDYVRFPEGFENKDKELDYSQGDYKNEDMSNVKRRVKAVTDFVKYAREEMEYYDVDVSVDIFGYTATIEEAPGIGQNFPKIASNVDVISSMIYPSHWTSYFGIDFPDKEPYKTVNEYAKVENEILGQLDNRPVSRPWLQDFEAPWLYSGSPTQYGKAEVEAQIKALNENGINEFLLWNAGNTYTKNVDYTPMD encoded by the coding sequence ATGAAAAGAAAACACCTCATGATGACTGCTGCAGCAATAATCCTCCTTTTAATCGCAGTGATTTTACCGTTCACACCGCAGGAAACGAGTGGTGAGGAGCCATTAAAAGCAAGTTCACATCAGGAAAGCAAAACAAACGTAGCCACGATTGACAGCGAGCAAAAAATGCAGCGCTTTACATATGATTCAGGACTTAATTTTAAATATCCGGATGCTGTCAGGGGGCTCTATGTGACAGGACCATCAGCCGGGGGCGAGAGGTTTAACGAACTTGTCAGTCTGATTGATTCATCTGATTTGAATACGATGGTCATTGATATTAAAGAAGACCACGGCAACTTGACAGTTAGTGTACCTGAGGACTCACCATATTCAGACGCAAGCGTTAATTATATTGATGAACCAAGGAAAATGCTGGAATATCTGGAAGAAAAAGGAATTTATCCGATTGCGCGTGTCGTTGTATTCAAAGATTCAGTCCTTGCCGAACAGCGTCCTGAACTGTCATTCCGAAAAAATGGCGAAGTATGGACGAATAATAAAGGGGAAGCATTCGTCAATCCGTTCCAGAAAGAAGTATGGGAGTACAATCTGGACATAGCGAAGAAAGCAGCTGAACTTGGTTTCCAGGAAATCCAATTTGATTATGTCCGCTTCCCGGAAGGCTTTGAAAATAAGGATAAAGAACTTGACTACAGCCAGGGCGATTATAAAAATGAAGATATGAGCAACGTGAAACGCCGTGTTAAAGCAGTCACCGACTTTGTTAAATATGCCAGGGAAGAAATGGAATATTATGATGTCGATGTTTCGGTCGATATATTCGGCTATACTGCGACAATTGAAGAAGCACCGGGGATTGGACAGAACTTCCCGAAAATCGCCAGCAACGTGGATGTCATTTCGTCAATGATTTATCCAAGCCACTGGACATCTTATTTCGGCATTGATTTTCCGGATAAAGAACCGTATAAAACCGTGAACGAATACGCTAAAGTTGAAAATGAAATTCTGGGTCAATTAGATAACAGACCTGTATCACGTCCGTGGCTCCAGGATTTCGAAGCACCATGGCTCTATAGCGGATCACCGACACAATACGGCAAGGCAGAAGTTGAAGCACAGATCAAAGCATTAAATGAAAACGGCATTAACGAATTCCTGTTGTGGAACGCCGGCAATACCTACACCAAAAATGTTGATTATACACCAATGGATTAG